In Halobacillus amylolyticus, the following proteins share a genomic window:
- a CDS encoding sirohydrochlorin chelatase: MQAVLYVSHGSRVEKARKEAVSLIQSVQERIDVPLQETCFLELAEPDMAQGIKNLVERGATRVAIIPVLLLSAGHYYTDIPEEINRAKLRHPHIHFVYGRTIGIQDRVIDILVQRVQETKVVRHSDANILLVGRGSRHSETKESMEQIAHKLCSKMDVANVNVSYLAACSPSFDEGLQTSLKEGWSQTFVIPYLWFTGLLMRSMQDKINGMQEKSQQVVLCQYLGNHPIMIDALTDRVHEALQNEHSLSQ; the protein is encoded by the coding sequence ATGCAAGCAGTTTTATATGTAAGCCACGGTAGCCGTGTTGAGAAGGCGCGTAAGGAAGCCGTTTCCTTGATTCAATCCGTCCAGGAGCGTATAGACGTTCCTCTTCAGGAAACCTGTTTTTTAGAACTGGCGGAACCGGATATGGCTCAAGGAATTAAGAATCTCGTCGAGCGAGGAGCCACTAGGGTTGCTATTATCCCCGTCTTATTGTTGAGTGCGGGTCACTACTATACGGATATACCGGAAGAGATTAATCGTGCGAAGCTCCGCCATCCGCACATCCATTTTGTTTATGGAAGAACGATCGGAATCCAGGATCGGGTGATTGATATTTTAGTCCAACGTGTGCAGGAAACAAAGGTGGTCCGCCATTCAGATGCGAACATCTTGCTAGTTGGAAGAGGCAGCCGTCATTCAGAGACCAAAGAATCGATGGAACAAATTGCACATAAATTATGTTCGAAAATGGACGTCGCTAATGTAAATGTCAGCTATTTAGCGGCCTGTTCACCTTCTTTTGATGAAGGATTGCAAACTTCGCTGAAAGAAGGGTGGTCACAAACTTTCGTGATTCCCTACCTTTGGTTTACCGGGCTGCTTATGAGGTCGATGCAGGACAAAATCAATGGGATGCAGGAGAAAAGTCAACAGGTGGTCCTGTGTCAATATCTTGGGAACCATCCTATAATGATCGACGCATTGACTGACCGAGTTCATGAAGCCTTGCAAAATGAGCACAGCTTGAGCCAATGA
- the cobA gene encoding uroporphyrinogen-III C-methyltransferase: MKKVYIVGAGPGDPDLITVKGLKAIQQADVILYDRLINKDLLDEARDEAELIYCGKRPDNHSLDQQTINGLLCDFALQGKTVTRLKGGDPFVFGRGGEEAEELAKRDIPYEIVPGISSGVAAPAYAGIPVTHRNYSSSVAFLSGVSKFGHDQEEYWEHVVKSMDTLCIYMGVKKLPEICARLIRHGRAPSTPIALVEWGTMEHQRTVTGTLEDIVGKVEDLENPSMIVVGEVVKLREQLQWFEQMKDEEEMPVPSIVG, from the coding sequence ATGAAAAAAGTTTATATCGTCGGTGCAGGACCCGGTGATCCTGATTTAATTACAGTGAAAGGCTTGAAGGCCATTCAGCAGGCGGATGTCATTCTATACGATCGATTGATTAACAAAGACTTACTTGATGAAGCGAGGGACGAAGCTGAACTGATTTATTGCGGTAAGCGTCCGGATAATCATTCTTTAGACCAACAAACCATTAATGGGCTTCTTTGTGACTTTGCCTTACAAGGGAAAACAGTAACCCGCTTAAAAGGCGGGGATCCCTTCGTTTTTGGTAGAGGTGGAGAGGAAGCCGAAGAATTAGCAAAAAGGGATATTCCTTATGAAATCGTCCCTGGGATCTCATCTGGTGTAGCTGCTCCTGCTTATGCTGGTATTCCAGTCACACACCGTAACTATAGTTCGTCTGTAGCCTTCCTATCAGGAGTAAGCAAATTCGGACATGATCAGGAAGAGTATTGGGAGCATGTAGTGAAAAGCATGGACACTTTGTGCATTTATATGGGTGTCAAAAAACTTCCGGAAATTTGCGCGAGACTGATTCGACATGGCCGCGCTCCCAGTACACCGATCGCTCTGGTGGAGTGGGGGACGATGGAACATCAACGTACCGTAACAGGAACACTAGAGGACATTGTAGGGAAGGTCGAGGATCTCGAGAATCCTTCGATGATAGTCGTAGGAGAAGTCGTGAAGCTGAGGGAGCAGCTGCAATGGTTTGAACAGATGAAAGACGAGGAAGAAATGCCTGTTCCTTCTATTGTTGGTTAA